One Malaclemys terrapin pileata isolate rMalTer1 chromosome 7, rMalTer1.hap1, whole genome shotgun sequence genomic region harbors:
- the CDC42EP2 gene encoding cdc42 effector protein 2, producing MSTKVPIYLKRGSRKGKKEKLRDILSSDMISPPLGDFRHTIHIGSGGENDMFGDISFLQGKFHLLPRTEGSLDSDRGSHCGVPFEFSRTATISGHEQPFSEAPSPLLKNAISLPVIGGPQALMLPSTQAPPKPPRLHLDDKVQPALQGKEAVAELTSSKDSRTSEPIPHLCSPNELFAIPQNGFVEEKNKNESFMSHAGSLLSLHVDLGPSILEDVLQVMDKHQAGKVIQDSGRQEILT from the coding sequence ATGTCCACTAAGGTCCCAATCTACCTGAAAAGAGGTAGTAGGAAGGGCAAGAAGGAAAAACTCCGAGATATCCTTTCTTCTGATATGATCAGCCCCCCCTTGGGAGACTTCAGACACACTATTCACATAGGGAGTGGTGGGGAGAATGATATGTTTGGGGATATTTCTTTCTTGCAAGGGAAATTCCACCTTCTACCAAGGACTGAAGGTAGCCTAGATTCTGACAGGGGCAGCCACTGTGGAGTGCCATTTGAGTTCTCAAGGACTGCTACTATCTCTGGTCATGAGCAACCATTTTCTGAAGCTCCCTCGCCACTCTTAAAAAATGCCATCTCACTGCCTGTCATTGGGGGTCCACAGGCTCTAATGTTGCCCTCTACCCAGGCCCCACCAAAGCCACCAAGGCTGCACCTTGATGATAAAGTTCAACCAGCTCTGCAAGGCAAGGAAGCTGTGGCAGAACTGACTTCATCCAAGGACAGCAGGACTTCTGAACCTATCCCTCATCTCTGCAGCCCCAATGAGCTGTTTGCCATCCCTCAGAATGGGTTTGTTGAAGAGAAAAATAAGAATGAGTCCTTTATGTCCCATGCTGGTTCCCTGCTCTCCCTCCATGTGGATCTGGGGCCTTCTATCTTGGAGGATGTCCTTCAAGTCATGGATAAACACCAAGCTGGGAAAGTGATACAAGATTCTGGCAGGCAAGAAATCCTGACATGA